A genomic stretch from Vanrija pseudolonga chromosome 6, complete sequence includes:
- the YJL163C_2 gene encoding uncharacterized protein: MTGTPAPPETGEGVDEFAQVLDTGLRAALHAASTPASRSNTPQGQGRTSSVIGSSRRHATPRGATGRSVSTVRRHLEVELIQLHPQQGLYVPSGDPLSLLGVEDGLAERAQIDRPLAQVGEDEESDGDEDDDGKVTVEYINGATPDDLASIASLPDGVDFDNLSAGSFARRKAWRRPDARWILFFGIGATLNLGITSSSRAELYLDFACLAHPPQTTSDGVSGHGFGLQGYGVSGLGDLGDWEYAGVSNASAVTTHHATTPVEPSPTLPGERVLSPGEKWFIDAQKDIYQWKNRKKTAPAPTPEPSQPADPTPDVPSGGDDRDIPTPPDPNLPPDLPPPFPHIDPAACKRDPGVQRAGAHLVMLLTVSTGLLSALTTGLWASVSDRIGRRKVQSVVQFGMFLNDVSLFTIASFPHLITHSYYLLLLGPILDGILGGYSTATATMYAYISDVTPDGSRASEFGWLATSLTAGSTIGPVLGSTLISTTGNILSPFHFSIVCQFILTILIRFLLPESLSREARSHLRKRANASHKAASEREAAERAWEDADDLDSSDDGSAWSRVSSVRGRTKRRLQGNLRRFARKLFAPLASLGVFLPQRVDGKVAHSRQAWSMTYIGVLIFLNSITMGVVPFKLQYALFAFQWGPSIVGPYLSFISLCRVITLVVLLPIALRYARWHIAERERRRVAATVPTVPTERTPLLANMIPGTAAFDDEIDIEEAIFGTYTRRPDPTPPPAPPPPPPPPPAEPKENSTRSPEIDYWLLRAGMLAELVGYSTLSTDVPPLQSRFVSGTAFITLGSAGIASANSLALNFLPNKAETGRLFGAIAVVHAVSGALISPIIFSKLFGATLRFYAPAVFALTAVALVLGQIVAAFIPSKPEKKPVDAEESGGARS; the protein is encoded by the exons ATGACGGGGACACCCGCTCCTCCAGAAACAGGCGAAGGCGTCGACGAGTTCGCGCAGGTGCTCGACACGgggctgcgcgcggcgctgcatGCCGCGAGCACCCCAGCATCACGGAGCAACACACCGCAGGGCCAAGGCCGCACTTCCAGCGTTAtcggcagcagccgccgccatgcgacgccgcgcggtgcGACCGGCCGCTCAGTCTCGACCGTGCGGCGacacctcgaggtcgagcttATCCAGCTCCACCCGCAGCAGGGGCTGTACGTGCCCTCGGGCGACCCGCTGtccctcctcggcgtggagGACGGCCTGGCGGAGAGAGCCCAGATCGACCG cccgctcgcgcaggtcggcgaggacgaggagagcgacggcgatgaggatgacgacggcaAAGTGACAGTCGAGTACATCaacggcgcgacgcccgacGATCTCGCCAGCATTGCGAGCCTGCCTGACGGCGTGGACTTTGACAACCTCTCCGCGGGGAGCTTTGCGCGGCGGAAAGCATGGCGCAGACCGGACGCACGCTGGATCCTCTTCTTCGGAATCGGCGCGAccctcaacctcggcatCACGAGCAGCTCCCGCGCAGAGCTGTACCTCGACTTTGCGTGTCTGGCCCACCCGCCGCAAACGACAAGCGACGGTGTGAGTGGACACGGGTTCGGGCTGCAGGGGTACGGCGTgagcgggctcggcgacctcggcgactgGGAGTACGCAGGAGTCTCGAACGCGAGTGCAGTCACGACACATCACGCCACGACGCCCGTCGAGCCCTCGCCCACTCTGCCAGGCGAGCGTGTCCTCTCCCCTGGTGAGAAGTGGTTCATCGACGCCCAGAAGGACATTTACCAGTGGAAGAACCGCAAGAAgacagcgccggcgcctaCACCAGAGCCGTCACAGCCGGCAGATCCGACACCGGACGTCCCGTCTGGTGGAGACGACCGCGACATCCCCACACCGCCCGACCCCAACCTCCCCCCAGACCTTCCCCCGCCGTTCCCGCACATAGACCCAGCAGCATGCAAGCGCGACCCCGGCGTCCAGCGCGCAGGCGCCCACCTCGTGATGCTGCTGACCGTGTCGACCGGCctgctctcggcgctcacGACAGGGCTGTgggcgagcgtgagcgacCGTATTGGCCGGCGCAAGGTCCAGTCCGTGGTCCAGTTCGGCATGTTCCTCAACGACGTGTCGCTGTTCACCATCGCCAGCTTCCCGCACCTCATCACGCACAGCTActacctgctgctgctcggcccGATCCTCGACGGCATCCTGGGCGGATACTCGACCGCCACGGCGACGATGTACGCTTACATCTCTGACGTGACGCCCGACGGCAGCCGCGCGTCCGAGTTTGGCTGGCTCGCGACGTCCCTAacggcggggtcgacgatCGGGCCGGTGCTCGGCTCGACGCTCATCAGCACAACAGGCAACAT CCTCTCGCCATTCCACTTCTCCATAGTGTGCCAGTTCATCCTCACCATCCTGATCCGCTTCTTGCTGCCCGAGAGCCTgagccgcgaggcgcgcagccACCTGCGCAAGCGCGCCAACGCGAGCCACAAGGCTGCGtcggagcgcgaggcggccgagcgggcatgggaggacgccgacgacctggactcaagcgacgacggctcggcgTGGTCCCGCGTCTCGAGCGTGCGCGGGCGGACGAAACGGCGCCTGCAGGGCAACCTGCGCCGGTTCGCGCGCAAACTcttcgcgccgctcgcgtcgcttGGCGTGTTCCTCccccagcgcgtcgacggcaaggtcgcccACTCGCGCCAGGCGTGGAGCATGACGTATATCGGCGTCCTCATCTTCCTCAACAGCATCACGATGGGCGTCGTCCCCTTCAAGCTCCAGTACGCGCTCTTCGCGTTCCAGTGGGGCCCGAGCATTGTCGGCCCGTACCTGAGCTTCATCTCGCTCTGTCGAGTCAtcacgctcgtcgtcctACTACCAA TCGCGCTCCGCTACGCGAGATGGCACattgccgagcgcgagcgccggcgcgtagCCGCCACGGTGCCTACCGTGCCGACGgagcgcacgccgctgctggcgaaCATGATCCCGGGGACCGCGGcgttcgacgacgagatcgacATCGAGGAGGCCATATTCGGGACGTACACCCGCCGGCCGGaccccacccctcccccagccccgccgcccccgcccccgccacccccaGCAGAGCCCAAGGAGAAcagcacgcgctcgccggaGATAGACTACTGGCTCCTCCGCGCAGGCATGCTCGCCGAACTGGTAGGTTACAGCACGCTCTCGACCGACGTGCCGCCCCTCCAGAGCCGGTTTGTATCGGGTACGGCGTTCATCACCCTCGGTAGTGCGGGCATCGCGAGCGccaactcgctcgcgctcaacttCCTCCCCAACAAGGCCGAGACGGGGCGCCTGTTTGGCGCCATTGCCGTCGTGCACGCCGTCTCGGGCGCGCTCATCTCCCCCATCATCTTCAGCAAGCTCTtcggcgcgacgctgcgctTCTACGCCCCGGCCGTGTTCGCGCTCACGGCTGtcgccctcgtgctcggGCAGATTGTCGCCGCGTTCATCCCGTCCAAGCCTGAGAAGAAGCCCGTCGACGCTGAGGAGAGCGGGGGTGCTAGATCGTAG
- the MCYG_03459 gene encoding putative leucine aminopeptidase — protein sequence MAPLAALLPVLLALGAAASPTLLITPSAPTPSLAPCLAAAYHGKYGAEHVFLASDACVAESAGLLSAGSLVPTLEDEVVVWVGRAGVEGAAPFSAEGVFAQIQSAGRKFLPALLAAEDGTQKVFSAPASSASLSLLHASDSALFLSVPRAALPVLDTLLPPHYVPVGVAPSPVALGWDVPAHYAEHLANVTRHLRFRPDIATVVNTIDADAIRRDVRWLTGEAPSGIVSRHSFTEGARVAAKWIKEKVEATGADCEYFPYLEGFSPDVLCTYPSDSSERVILSGHYDSRGSFGSTRAPGADDDGSGTSHVLAVAAGIAAHNITFDKKVTLAFFSGEEQGLWGSHYWAKHLASENATVVLQIQADMLAYRVPGEPLQLGLPATIELPEAGWLVANVSALYAPELVVGRTEACCSDHQSFISYGFPATQVFERNGWIADPMYHNSGDLADREGYDFDQIASIAKVTFATVLEVAGFKTK from the exons atggccccgctcgccgccctcctcccagTCCTACtagcgctcggcgcggccgcgtcgccaaCGCTGCTAatcacgccgagcgcgccgacgccgtcccTCGCGCCgtgcctcgccgccgcgtaccACGGCAAGTatggcgccgagcacgtctTCCTCGCGTCCGACGCGTGCGTCGCCGAGTCTGCTGGCCTTTTGAGCGCGGGCTCGCTCGTGCccacgctcgaggacgaggtcgtcgtctgggtcggccgcgcgggcgtcgagggcgccgcgccgttctCCGCCGAAGGCGTGTTCGCGCAGATCCAGTCCGCGGGCCGCAAATTCCTGCCGGCTCTcctggcggccgaggacggtACCCAGAAGGTGTTctccgcgccggcctcctcggcgtccctCTCGCTCCTGCACGCGTCCGACAGCGCGCTCTTCCTCTCcgtcccccgcgccgcgctgccagTGCTGGACACGCTCCTGCCCCCGCACTACGtccccgtcggcgtcgccccGAGCCCCGTCGCACTGGGATGGGACGTGCCCGCCCACTatgccgagcacctcgccaacgTGACCCGCCACCTGCGCTTCCGGCCCGACATCGCGACCGTCGTCAACACGATTGACGCGGACGCGATCCGCCGCGACGTGCGCTGGCTCACGGGCGAGGCGCCGAGCGGTATCGTCTCCAGGCATAGCTTTaccgagggcgcgcgcgtcgctgccAAGTGGATCAAGG AGAAGGTCGAGGCCACTGGCGCCGACTGCGAGTACTTCCCCTACCTTGAGGGCTTCTCCCCCGACGTGCTCTGCACGTACCCCTCCGACTCTAGCGAGCGGGTCATCCTCTCGGGTCACTACGACTCACGCGGCTCGTTTGGGTCTacgcgcgcgcctggcgccgacgacgacggcagcggcacgtcGCACGTGCTGGCTGTTGCTGCGGGTATCGCCGCGCACAACATCACGTTCGACAAGAAGGTGACGCTCGCGTTCTTCtcgggcgaggagcagggcCTGTGGGGCTCGCATTACTGGGCCAAGCACCTTGCATCCGAGAACGCGACCGTCGTGCTCCAGATCCAGGCAGACATGCTCGCGTACCGCGTCCCCGGCGAGccgctgcagctcggcctgccgGCGACGATCGAGCTGCCCGAGGCCGGCTGGCTCGTCGCCAACGTCAGCGCACTGTACGCCCCCGAGCTGGTCGTCGGCCGCACAGAGGCATGCTGCTCCGACCACCAGAGCTTCATCTCGTACGGCTTCCCCGCCACGCAGGTGTTTGAGCGTAACGGCTGGATCGCAGACCCCATGTACCACAACTcgggcgacctcgccgaccgcgaggGCTACGACTTTGACCAGATTGCGAGCATCGCAAAGGTGACGTTTGCGACGGTGCTCGAGGTGGCGGGGTTCAAGACGAAGTAA
- the CYP4F3_1 gene encoding Docosahexaenoic acid omega-hydroxylase CYP4F3: MSLTSYVSGALGAIARLSWLQLFGLGVAGFLGFLASLYVYLYICSEWAISYGNLPGPDRDHWLVGNLIYLVKRQHPTPAYRAWADKYGATGRVHGFLGSKRVYTVDPVAISHITQHPDQWPKSQAMSIMLRRMLGDGLVTVEGYDHRRQRRLLNPAFSPKAVREMAPIFYDRALALHHKFTDMIEDGASSSQLLADGDREKLPKDAGAIDVGVYTELTTLDVIGQAGFDYEFESLTTKKNELLDAFHSALKVMQKGAALSQLQNRFPIFDALPTPMTKSGAISKATMNRVGDGIVNDKTRIVKQIGIDKETDLGTSDLLSRLIHANLDPALTAGQKMSHDEVQAQIATFLFAGSETTGIALTWALYRLATNPAIQTRLRKELQTISDDQPDVDTLHALPYLEKFTREVLRMDSPVPVVARMCVEDTVLPLGTPVRGRDGTLIDKIVLNKGTEVALALNSVNRDPAIWGPDAEVFNPDRLMTFLGGPRNCIGWRFALAEFKIILFVLVRSFSFAELPSKPPISTETVLGILRSRVIGQDGVVVPLVVRPVSSDDSA; the protein is encoded by the exons ATGTCGCTGACATCCTACgtgagcggcgcgctcggcgccatcgcgcGCCTGTCCTGGCTGCAgctcttcggcctcggcgtggccggcttcctcggcttcctcgccAGCCTCTACGTCTACCTGTACATCTGCTCGGAGTGGGCTATCTCGTACGGCAACCTCCCTGGCCCGGACCGCGACCACTGGCTTGTCGGCAACCTCATCTACCTCGTCAAAAGGCAGCACCCGACGCCGGCGTACCGCGCCTGGGCGGACAAGTACGGCGCCACGGGCCGCGTGCACGGCTTCCTCGGCAGCAAACGCGTGTACACTGTCGACCCGGTCGCCATCTCGCACATCACACAGCACCCCGACCAGTGGCCCAAGTCGCAGGCGATGAGCATCATGCTGCGCCGCATGCTCGGAGACGGCCTCGTCACGGTCGAGGGGTACGACCACCGCCGGCAGAGGCGCCTGCTCAACCCTGCCTTCTCGCCCAAGGCGGTGCGGGAGATGGCCCCCATCTTCTACGACCGTGCTCTGGCGCTCCACCACAAGTTTACTGACATgatcgaggacggcgcgagcagcagccaactgcttgccgacggcgaccgcgAGAAGCTGCCCAAGGACGCTGGCGCgatcgacgtcggcgtgtaCACTGAGCTCACGACGCTCGATGTCATCGGCCAGGCTGGGTTCGACTACGAGTTTGAGAGCCTCACGACCAAGAAAAATGAGCTGCTGGACGCTTTTCACAGCGCGCTCAAGGTTATGCAGaagggcgcggcgctgagcCAGCTGCAGAACAGGTTCCCGATCTTTGATGCGCTG CCCACGCCCATGACCAAGAGCGGCGCCATCTCCAAGGCGACGATGaaccgcgtcggcgac GGCATTGTCAACGACAAGACACGTATCGTCAAGCAGATCGGCATCGACAAGGAGACGGATCTCGGCACGTCCGACCTCCTCTCGCGCCTCATCCACGCCAACCTTGACCCGGCTCTGACGGCGGGGCAGAAGATGAGCCACGACGAGGTCCAGGCGCAGATCGCCACTTTC CTCTTTGCAGGCTCAGAGACCACAGGCATCGCACTCACATGGGCGCTGTACCGCCTCGCGACCAACCCGGCCATCCAGACGCGCCTGCGTAAGGAACTCCAGACAATCAGCGACGACcagcccgacgtcgacacgctccACGCACTGCCGTACCTCGAGAAGTTTACCCGCGAGGTGCTCCGCATGGACTCGCCGGTgcctgtcgtcgcgcgcatgTGCGTCGAGGACACGGTGCTGCCCCTAGGCACGCCGGtgcgcgggcgcgacggcACGCTCATCGACAAGATTGTGCTCAACAAGGGGACCGAGGTGGCACTGG CCCTCAACAGCGTCAACCGCGACCCAGCCATCTGGGgtcccgacgccgaggtgttCAATCCCGACCG CCTCATGACTTTCCTCGGCGGCCCACGCAACTGCAT CGGCTGGCgcttcgccctcgccgagttCAAGATCATCCTGTTCGTTCTGGTCCGCTCGTTCTCgttcgccgagctgccctcCAAGCCGCCCATCTCGACCGAGACTGTCCT ggGTATCCTCCGCTCCCGCGTTATTGGACAGGacggtgtcgtcgtcccgcTTGTCGTCAGGCCCGTCTCCTCGGATGACTCAGCGTga
- the CYP4F3_1 gene encoding Docosahexaenoic acid omega-hydroxylase CYP4F3, protein MSLTSYVSGALGAIARLSWLQLFGLGVAGFLGFLASLYVYLYICSEWAISYGNLPGPDRDHWLVGNLIYLVKRQHPTPAYRAWADKYGATGRVHGFLGSKRVYTVDPVAISHITQHPDQWPKSQAMSIMLRRMLGDGLVTVEGYDHRRQRRLLNPAFSPKAVREMAPIFYDRALALHHKFTDMIEDGASSSQLLADGDREKLPKDAGAIDVGVYTELTTLDVIGQAGFDYEFESLTTKKNELLDAFHSALKVMQKGAALSQLQNRFPIFDALPTPMTKSGAISKATMNRVGDGIVNDKTRIVKQIGIDKETDLGTSDLLSRLIHANLDPALTAGQKMSHDEVQAQIATFLFAGSETTGIALTWALYRLATNPAIQTRLRKELQTISDDQPDVDTLHALPYLEKFTREVLRMDSPVPVVARMCVEDTVLPLGTPVRGRDGTLIDKIVLNKGTEVALALNSVNRDPAIWGPDAEVFNPDRYDNTAIPTAQVPGIYGNLMTFLGGPRNCIGWRFALAEFKIILFVLVRSFSFAELPSKPPISTETVLGILRSRVIGQDGVVVPLVVRPVSSDDSA, encoded by the exons ATGTCGCTGACATCCTACgtgagcggcgcgctcggcgccatcgcgcGCCTGTCCTGGCTGCAgctcttcggcctcggcgtggccggcttcctcggcttcctcgccAGCCTCTACGTCTACCTGTACATCTGCTCGGAGTGGGCTATCTCGTACGGCAACCTCCCTGGCCCGGACCGCGACCACTGGCTTGTCGGCAACCTCATCTACCTCGTCAAAAGGCAGCACCCGACGCCGGCGTACCGCGCCTGGGCGGACAAGTACGGCGCCACGGGCCGCGTGCACGGCTTCCTCGGCAGCAAACGCGTGTACACTGTCGACCCGGTCGCCATCTCGCACATCACACAGCACCCCGACCAGTGGCCCAAGTCGCAGGCGATGAGCATCATGCTGCGCCGCATGCTCGGAGACGGCCTCGTCACGGTCGAGGGGTACGACCACCGCCGGCAGAGGCGCCTGCTCAACCCTGCCTTCTCGCCCAAGGCGGTGCGGGAGATGGCCCCCATCTTCTACGACCGTGCTCTGGCGCTCCACCACAAGTTTACTGACATgatcgaggacggcgcgagcagcagccaactgcttgccgacggcgaccgcgAGAAGCTGCCCAAGGACGCTGGCGCgatcgacgtcggcgtgtaCACTGAGCTCACGACGCTCGATGTCATCGGCCAGGCTGGGTTCGACTACGAGTTTGAGAGCCTCACGACCAAGAAAAATGAGCTGCTGGACGCTTTTCACAGCGCGCTCAAGGTTATGCAGaagggcgcggcgctgagcCAGCTGCAGAACAGGTTCCCGATCTTTGATGCGCTG CCCACGCCCATGACCAAGAGCGGCGCCATCTCCAAGGCGACGATGaaccgcgtcggcgac GGCATTGTCAACGACAAGACACGTATCGTCAAGCAGATCGGCATCGACAAGGAGACGGATCTCGGCACGTCCGACCTCCTCTCGCGCCTCATCCACGCCAACCTTGACCCGGCTCTGACGGCGGGGCAGAAGATGAGCCACGACGAGGTCCAGGCGCAGATCGCCACTTTC CTCTTTGCAGGCTCAGAGACCACAGGCATCGCACTCACATGGGCGCTGTACCGCCTCGCGACCAACCCGGCCATCCAGACGCGCCTGCGTAAGGAACTCCAGACAATCAGCGACGACcagcccgacgtcgacacgctccACGCACTGCCGTACCTCGAGAAGTTTACCCGCGAGGTGCTCCGCATGGACTCGCCGGTgcctgtcgtcgcgcgcatgTGCGTCGAGGACACGGTGCTGCCCCTAGGCACGCCGGtgcgcgggcgcgacggcACGCTCATCGACAAGATTGTGCTCAACAAGGGGACCGAGGTGGCACTGG CCCTCAACAGCGTCAACCGCGACCCAGCCATCTGGGgtcccgacgccgaggtgttCAATCCCGACCGGTACGACAACACTGCTATCCCGACGGCGCAAGTCCCAGGCATCTACGGAAA CCTCATGACTTTCCTCGGCGGCCCACGCAACTGCAT CGGCTGGCgcttcgccctcgccgagttCAAGATCATCCTGTTCGTTCTGGTCCGCTCGTTCTCgttcgccgagctgccctcCAAGCCGCCCATCTCGACCGAGACTGTCCT ggGTATCCTCCGCTCCCGCGTTATTGGACAGGacggtgtcgtcgtcccgcTTGTCGTCAGGCCCGTCTCCTCGGATGACTCAGCGTga